GTCTGCAGCATATAGGCCACGCCCGCCGGGGTCAGCCACGCCGCGGTCAAAACCAAATTTTCCACATACAGCGCCGCCAGCCGCGCCAGGATCAGGCTGAACGGGCTCACCGGCAGCGCCAGCACGATGTCAATGTCCTTGGTGCCGAACACCACCTCCCGGGCGCCGATGGCGGTAAATATCGCGCACAGGGCCACGGTCATCATGCCCAGCAGCGCAAACAGCAGCGGGGCCTGGCCCGCCTGCACCAGCACCGGCGCCAGCGGGAAGCTGTAGGTGGACGACATAAACGCGCAGAGCACCAGCATCAGCACCAGCACGGCCGGGCCGCCGCCCGCCCGCTTGCTGCTCTTGCGGCCCCCAAAGCCCAAGCTGTAGGTCAGGCCCCGGAACGAGGCCCAAAAAAGCGCGCGGAATTTACGCATCTTCCTCACCCTCCTGCCGCAGGAAAACCTCTTCCAGGGTCGAGGAACCCACGATTTCGGCCGTGGGGCCCTCGCAGATCAGCCTGCCGCCCTTTAGAATCGCCACCCGGTGGCACAGCTTTTCCGCCACCTCCAGCACATGGGTCGAAAAGAACACCGCCCCGCCCGCGCCGCACAGCTCGGCCAAAAAACCTTTCAGCAGGTGGGAGGCCTTGGGGTCCAGCCCCACAAAGGGTTCGTCCAGGATCAGCAGCCGGGGCTGGCGGATCAGCGCGCTGGTGAGGGCCAGCTTCTGCTTCATGCCGTGGGAATAGCTGCTCACCGGGCTGCCCAGCGCCCCCACAATCTCAAAGGCCCCCGCATAGGTTTCAATGCGCTGTCTGCGCGTCTGTGCCGGGATACCATAGATGTCCGCAATGAAGTTCAGATAATCGATGCCGTTCATAAATTCGTACAGATCCGGGTTGTCGGGCAAAAAGGCGGTCACCTTTTTGGCGTTCACCCCATCGGTGCGCACATCGTGCCCGTCAATGGTAATGGTGCCCTGGTCGTAGGCCAGAATGCCGGCCACCGCCCGCAGGGTGGTCGTCTTTCCCGCGCCATTGTGGCCGATAAAACCCACGATCTCGCCCGCGTTCACCGCCAGGGTCAGATCATCCACCGCTTTTTTGCCGCCGGGATACGTCTTGGAAAAATGTTCGATTTGCAGCATGGTAAAATCCCTCCTCCGGGGCGTTTGCCCCGTTCATTGCCCTCGTTGTACACCCTCTACCAGGGGGAAGGTCAAGCATTTTTTGAAAAATCTTTTTAAGAAACTTTTACCTGCCCGTTTTCGCCGTTCTCCCCCTCCGGCGCGGGCCCCGGGCCGCCTCTTTTTTCGGGCGCGGCATATCCTGCAGCCGGATACACAGCGGCCCCCGTTCCACAGAACGGGGGCCTTTTGTCCCTGATTCGCGTTATTGGCCGCCGTGCAGGCGCGGCCAGAAGGGCGTGCAGTCAAAGGTGGCAAAGTAGTCGTCCGCCGTTTCGGCCCGGCGGATCAGCTCGTGGGTGCCGTCCTCCTTCAGCAGCACCTCGGCGCTGCGCAGCTTGCCGTTGTAATTGTAGCCCATGGAAAAGCCGTGGGCGCCGGTGTCATGCAGCACCAGAACATCCCCCACCTCGATCTTGGGCAGCGGGCGGTCAATGGCAAACTTGTCGTTGTTCTCGCACAGGCCGCCGGTCACATCGTAAATGCGGTCGCAGGGCTCGTCCTCCTTGCCCAGCACCGTGATGTGGTGGTAAGAGCCGTACATCGCGGGCCGCATCAGGTTGGCCGCGCAGGCGTCCAGGCCCACATAGTCCTTCTGGATGTGCTTTTCGTGCAGCACGGTGGCCACCAGGTGGCCGTAGGGCGCCAGCATAAACCGCCCCAGCTCGGTGAACAGCGCCACGTCGCCCAACCCTGCGGGCACCAGGATCTCCTCAAATTTTTTGCGCACGCCCTCGCCGATGGCCATGATGTCGCTGGCGGGCTGGTAGGGCGCGTAGTCCACCCCCACGCCGCCGGACAGGTTGATAAAAGCGATCTTTGCCCCCGTGGCCTTGTTCAGGCGCACTGCCAGCTCAAACAAAATCCCGGCCAGCGTGGGGTAATACTCATTGTAGGTGGTATTGCTTGCCAAAAATGCATGGATGCCGAACCGCTTCGCGCCCTTTGCCATCAGCTTTTTAAAGGCGCTCTCCATCTGCACCTCGCTCATGCCGTACTTGGCCTCGCCGGGGTTATCCATAATGCCG
This window of the Oscillospiraceae bacterium genome carries:
- a CDS encoding ABC transporter, which encodes MLQIEHFSKTYPGGKKAVDDLTLAVNAGEIVGFIGHNGAGKTTTLRAVAGILAYDQGTITIDGHDVRTDGVNAKKVTAFLPDNPDLYEFMNGIDYLNFIADIYGIPAQTRRQRIETYAGAFEIVGALGSPVSSYSHGMKQKLALTSALIRQPRLLILDEPFVGLDPKASHLLKGFLAELCGAGGAVFFSTHVLEVAEKLCHRVAILKGGRLICEGPTAEIVGSSTLEEVFLRQEGEEDA
- a CDS encoding diaminopimelate decarboxylase, yielding MQKVPFITLEQAQQIIADVPTPFHLYDEKGIRENARRLYKAFSWNKGFKEYFAVKATPNPYILKILQEEGCGVDCSSYTELMLSEACDFKGHEIMFSSNVTPVEDMQKAYELGAYINLDDYTHVEFLERVAGIPETVCCRYNPGGVFSLGNGIMDNPGEAKYGMSEVQMESAFKKLMAKGAKRFGIHAFLASNTTYNEYYPTLAGILFELAVRLNKATGAKIAFINLSGGVGVDYAPYQPASDIMAIGEGVRKKFEEILVPAGLGDVALFTELGRFMLAPYGHLVATVLHEKHIQKDYVGLDACAANLMRPAMYGSYHHITVLGKEDEPCDRIYDVTGGLCENNDKFAIDRPLPKIEVGDVLVLHDTGAHGFSMGYNYNGKLRSAEVLLKEDGTHELIRRAETADDYFATFDCTPFWPRLHGGQ